The sequence ATTGAATGCATTAGATGAAGAGACAATGGAAGCATTTGAAAGTATTATGAATAAGCTTATTGAGGACAATAATGTGCATGTCATAATGTTAACAGGCAAAGGTTCCACATTTGTTGTTGGTGCTGACGTCAATGCAGTACAACAGGTTGATACGTATCAAAAAGGTGTAGATGTGACCAGCAGGGCACAGGCAATAGTTTCTTTATGTGAGCTGTCGCCAAAACCTGTCATTGCAGTTATTAATGGATTATGTCTTGGTGGTGGTATGGAGATAGCACTGGCGTGCCACATGCGAAT comes from Spirochaetota bacterium and encodes:
- a CDS encoding enoyl-CoA hydratase/isomerase family protein, whose protein sequence is MSSKCYYQMEKENVAVVYFDNPPLNALDEETMEAFESIMNKLIEDNNVHVIMLTGKGSTFVVGADVNAVQQVDTYQKGVDVTSRAQAIVSLCELSPKPVIAVINGLCLGGGMEIALACHMR